A window of Gloeocapsa sp. PCC 7428 contains these coding sequences:
- the dnaX gene encoding DNA polymerase III subunit gamma/tau: MSAALHLAYRPKTLEDLVGQPYVKATLANAITNRQIAPAYLFTGPRGTGKTSTARIFAKSLNCLESKKPTINPCGQCQSCRSIESSSSLDVSEIDAASHNGVDDARELVERSSFAPVAGRYRIFILDECHQLTTQSQNALLKCIEEPPAHVVFVLCTTEVHKVLPTIISRTQRFEFRALSIGTITTQLRKVAVSEEIAIGDDALLAIARIVNGGLRDALQLLSQVRLLGEGVTANQVIEMAGGTTESELLAIVEAIAAGNTLQLLQAARELVDAGKTPTLILNSLLQTSRDLLVLQSAPKEQSLLTGVVSYHQLKSLAAKWSFDTLNLVLVQLHKAELQLRQSINAGVWLEVCLLNLMSATQQEPQPIFTKLTTTTAEPTLNEIWHSAINSAKSNNRMLLSKATLVKLNGSKAILEVAPTYLEKFEANKEAIARLLQRVTQYPKPITVFVRTAANANARSHRRLSA; this comes from the coding sequence ATGAGCGCAGCCCTTCATTTAGCTTACAGACCTAAAACCCTTGAAGACCTTGTAGGACAACCCTACGTCAAAGCAACTTTAGCTAATGCCATTACTAATAGACAAATTGCCCCAGCTTACTTATTTACGGGACCGAGAGGCACGGGGAAGACTAGCACTGCCCGCATCTTTGCCAAGTCGTTAAACTGCCTAGAGAGCAAAAAGCCGACCATTAACCCTTGTGGTCAATGTCAATCTTGCCGTTCAATTGAGTCGAGCAGCAGCCTGGACGTGAGCGAAATTGATGCTGCGTCTCACAATGGCGTAGATGATGCGCGAGAGCTAGTTGAGCGTAGCAGTTTTGCACCTGTGGCAGGACGTTACCGAATTTTCATTCTCGATGAATGCCATCAGCTTACTACCCAGTCCCAAAATGCTCTGCTTAAATGCATTGAAGAACCTCCAGCTCACGTAGTGTTCGTGCTTTGCACTACCGAAGTTCATAAAGTTCTGCCTACCATTATCAGCCGCACTCAGCGATTTGAATTCCGCGCCCTCTCTATTGGGACTATTACAACGCAGTTACGCAAAGTAGCTGTGAGTGAAGAAATTGCGATCGGTGACGATGCACTGTTGGCGATCGCCCGCATCGTTAATGGGGGACTTAGAGATGCCCTGCAATTGCTGTCTCAGGTGCGGTTGTTGGGTGAAGGCGTGACGGCAAACCAAGTAATTGAAATGGCAGGTGGAACCACCGAATCGGAACTGCTCGCGATCGTTGAGGCGATCGCTGCTGGCAACACCTTACAACTCCTGCAAGCCGCCAGAGAACTAGTGGATGCAGGTAAAACGCCGACGCTGATTCTTAACAGCTTGCTGCAAACCTCTCGAGATTTGCTCGTTCTTCAATCTGCTCCTAAAGAGCAGAGCTTGCTAACAGGTGTAGTCAGTTACCATCAGCTCAAGTCACTAGCAGCCAAGTGGAGCTTCGACACGCTCAATCTAGTTTTGGTACAACTGCACAAAGCAGAACTCCAGCTCCGACAGTCCATCAACGCCGGAGTATGGCTGGAAGTTTGTTTGCTGAATTTGATGTCAGCTACGCAACAAGAGCCTCAGCCAATTTTCACAAAGCTGACGACTACAACCGCAGAACCTACGCTTAACGAAATTTGGCATTCTGCGATCAATAGCGCTAAATCCAACAACCGGATGCTGCTGTCTAAAGCTACTCTCGTTAAGCTCAATGGCTCCAAAGCTATCTTGGAGGTAGCCCCAACCTACTTGGAGAAGTTTGAAGCTAACAAAGAGGCGATCGCCCGTCTGCTCCAGCGCGTGACCCAATACCCTAAACCCATTACAGTATTTGTTCGTACTGCTGCCAATGCGAATGCTAGATCTCATCGGAGACTGAGCGCATGA
- the dnaN gene encoding DNA polymerase III subunit beta has protein sequence MSVTRLKQTNTSSTGETNKNAKSAVAGATQITTTPAKLERHNGKTAKQTKRKKLVESDEQLNSIEQPDLLSQSDAVNGSIPAKSASNDLAASQGMHVICQQEALDSALAFVKAAVPTKPLQPVLANILAIADEQENKVKLIASDISLTLSAAFEAHVLRGGAIALPAEILVSVVGKCPTGETTLIQLNATVAAKNRKTKSKAETEAQETNSSPVVLLEDSQGGAVEIYGMDAGEFPEISVPTTNLVSLPAKAVKAGLKGVIFAASTDDSKKILTGVQWLHSAERGQLRCTATDGHQVALIALSTNGIGRKQRAKSHLSDQTCIIPAKTLKELTRNLEKIEVDEWLRFAYDAPSKRVLFEFSDKKLQKEIISQCLEDTYPDCQALVERYQYPKQVAIETNALLSKLDRLSALASKKENAVKLLFDSSTQEIYLTIERDYGRGTQTVSATIPDELGKFEIQFNINYLIDALKALSSTAVNFTMDRPYTPVSLKPAGDLEFPEIAIDATYFILPLYDLEKAKQEYNAQSNSG, from the coding sequence ATGAGCGTAACTAGACTTAAGCAAACCAATACCTCATCCACGGGAGAGACTAACAAGAATGCTAAATCGGCTGTAGCTGGGGCAACTCAAATTACTACTACTCCAGCTAAATTAGAACGGCACAACGGTAAGACGGCGAAGCAAACAAAGCGCAAAAAGTTGGTTGAATCCGATGAACAACTGAATTCAATTGAGCAACCCGATCTATTGAGCCAATCCGATGCTGTCAATGGATCGATTCCAGCTAAGTCAGCATCTAACGATCTTGCCGCCAGTCAAGGAATGCACGTCATCTGCCAGCAAGAAGCGCTCGATTCGGCTTTAGCCTTTGTCAAAGCTGCCGTCCCAACTAAACCCCTGCAACCCGTTCTAGCTAATATTCTGGCGATCGCTGACGAGCAGGAGAACAAGGTCAAGCTCATTGCCTCTGACATCAGCCTAACTCTGAGTGCTGCCTTTGAAGCGCACGTGCTACGGGGTGGGGCGATCGCCTTGCCTGCTGAAATTTTAGTAAGTGTTGTGGGTAAGTGTCCTACAGGTGAAACAACCCTGATTCAATTGAACGCTACAGTCGCTGCCAAAAACCGCAAGACAAAATCAAAGGCTGAGACAGAGGCACAGGAAACTAACTCTAGCCCCGTCGTGCTATTGGAAGACAGTCAGGGGGGAGCGGTTGAAATCTATGGTATGGATGCAGGAGAGTTCCCAGAGATTTCAGTACCCACAACCAATTTGGTTTCTCTGCCTGCCAAAGCAGTCAAGGCTGGTTTGAAAGGAGTCATCTTTGCAGCAAGTACGGACGATTCTAAGAAAATCCTGACAGGCGTGCAGTGGTTACACAGTGCCGAACGAGGGCAGCTGCGCTGTACTGCAACCGACGGACACCAAGTCGCCCTGATTGCTCTGTCCACGAATGGGATCGGGCGAAAGCAGCGAGCTAAGTCCCACTTGAGCGATCAAACTTGCATCATTCCAGCCAAGACACTTAAAGAACTAACCCGCAACTTAGAGAAAATTGAAGTTGATGAGTGGCTGCGGTTTGCCTATGATGCCCCATCAAAGCGCGTTCTGTTTGAGTTTAGCGATAAAAAGCTCCAAAAAGAAATAATTTCTCAATGCTTGGAAGATACCTATCCGGATTGCCAAGCTTTGGTCGAGCGATATCAGTATCCCAAGCAAGTAGCAATCGAAACCAATGCCTTGCTCTCCAAACTCGATCGCCTTTCAGCTTTGGCAAGTAAGAAGGAGAACGCTGTCAAACTCCTGTTCGACAGCAGCACGCAAGAAATCTATCTCACGATTGAGCGGGATTACGGCAGAGGCACTCAAACTGTGTCTGCCACAATCCCTGATGAGCTGGGAAAATTTGAGATTCAGTTCAATATCAACTACCTGATCGATGCTCTAAAGGCTTTAAGCAGTACGGCAGTGAATTTCACGATGGATCGACCCTACACCCCTGTTAGCCTCAAGCCAGCTGGGGATTTAGAATTTCCCGAAATTGCTATCGACGCAACCTATTTTATCCTACCTCTCTACGATCTAGAAAAGGCGAAGCAAGAGTACAACGCCCAGTCAAATTCTGGTTGA
- a CDS encoding type I restriction endonuclease, whose product MIQTLQAIDITLHDLRTKFSLTQTEDEQFFREWQDDLPEIAEEEKRSLDRVKSNYRNLIEYPPLLEDAVKMVVLSPLLDLAGFYQSPFRIETETSILLTAEDEGIVVKGRIDVLVLNDQLWILVIESKKAEFSLEAARAQALAYMLASPKVDKPTFGLITNGGSFVFLKLTRSGTPQYALSRVFSILSPGNELYSVLSIMMRLGAAIQN is encoded by the coding sequence ATGATTCAAACCCTTCAAGCCATTGATATTACGTTACACGACTTAAGGACTAAATTCAGCCTTACCCAAACTGAAGATGAACAGTTTTTCCGTGAATGGCAAGATGATTTACCGGAGATCGCAGAAGAAGAAAAGCGATCACTTGACCGGGTAAAGAGCAACTATCGCAACTTAATTGAATACCCACCCCTACTAGAAGATGCGGTCAAGATGGTGGTTCTATCTCCATTGCTTGACTTAGCGGGGTTTTATCAATCCCCATTTAGAATTGAGACAGAAACATCAATCTTACTTACCGCTGAAGATGAAGGGATTGTCGTCAAGGGTCGTATTGACGTCCTAGTGCTGAACGACCAGCTGTGGATACTGGTCATTGAGTCCAAAAAAGCAGAATTCTCTCTAGAGGCTGCTAGAGCGCAGGCACTAGCCTATATGTTAGCGTCTCCAAAGGTAGATAAACCGACCTTTGGGTTAATCACAAATGGCGGTAGTTTCGTTTTCCTGAAGCTAACTCGTTCTGGTACACCACAGTACGCTTTGTCAAGGGTGTTTTCAATTCTCAGTCCTGGGAATGAGTTGTACAGTGTTTTGAGCATAATGATGCGACTTGGTGCCGCAATCCAGAATTGA
- a CDS encoding AAA family ATPase — protein sequence MTAQILSIPQLPFQLTCDQEQALKAILEFLDSDQTLFLLGGYAGTGKAQPIHTPVLTPTGWIPIGQLKPGDFVIAGDGSRTRVIGIFPQGVKPVARIKFNDGSSTLCCYDHLWLTESYHERNANRVRVYKAQKKGRIPQPKKGRVKTTREIAASLSARNGLQSNHRIPVMQCADFEPSTVPIAPYLLGCLLGDGGLTSNTPQLTTNDAEIITRCREIIPEDVDMRIIIQREYRFVGTQWRGQYRHNPLTESLKSLGLWGKYSYEKFIPQCYLINSKEVRLELLRGLMDTDGTVSQEGYETSFATSSPQLAADVRSLVESLGGICPIQTRNTASGRLCYRLSICLPPDINPFHLPRKRDRVKPKTRYAPARYIVSVEAEAEQECVCIAVEHPSRLYVTEHCIVTHNTTLVSLLVKALVGVGKRIALTAPTNKAVNVLQRMAAKNELAGLDFFTIHQLLGLGMVTRAGEKVLERTGSSYAHAFHIVFIDECSMIGEQLWHWIEDVASLYAPRLKIVLMGDPAQLNPVNEKKSPSFSVTNRAVLKQVVRQGADSPLLEFVTTCRQAVTKSKQPFKPCPKYSQDKQNGVFVVRQQTLLNYACKKMKSEFDNNPDCFRILCWTNKQVDWYNHHIRTHLYGVNAARFVIGERLIARDPIVAPDGKTVILPTSSEFVVTDYCEDRYAGYKVWRAIATTDNDIKRQIYVLHDEERQRFDAEAQQLMQSAKSNPFFWQKYYKHLETFANVRPCFALTVHNSQGSTFDEVAIDANDLNKRGLDGKLSSVRELNRLWYVGSTRARERVFIVK from the coding sequence ATGACCGCACAGATCCTCTCGATTCCTCAACTCCCATTTCAATTAACTTGCGACCAAGAGCAGGCATTGAAGGCGATTCTCGAATTTTTAGATTCAGACCAAACCTTATTTTTGCTGGGCGGCTATGCAGGGACTGGCAAAGCTCAACCTATTCATACCCCCGTCCTCACTCCTACGGGATGGATACCAATTGGTCAGCTCAAACCTGGCGACTTTGTGATCGCTGGCGATGGTTCTCGCACACGAGTCATTGGGATTTTCCCTCAAGGAGTTAAACCCGTAGCCAGGATTAAGTTTAACGATGGCAGCTCCACCTTGTGCTGCTACGATCATTTGTGGCTAACTGAAAGCTATCACGAACGCAATGCCAACCGCGTGAGAGTTTACAAAGCACAAAAGAAGGGAAGAATCCCTCAACCCAAGAAGGGACGAGTCAAAACTACGCGAGAAATTGCTGCATCATTATCAGCTAGAAACGGGCTGCAAAGCAATCATCGCATTCCAGTAATGCAGTGCGCTGACTTTGAACCTTCCACCGTTCCAATAGCTCCTTACTTACTCGGTTGCCTACTGGGAGATGGAGGACTAACAAGCAATACACCCCAGTTAACAACCAACGATGCAGAAATTATTACTCGTTGCCGAGAGATAATTCCCGAAGATGTGGATATGAGAATTATAATTCAGAGAGAATATCGTTTTGTAGGTACTCAGTGGCGAGGGCAATATCGACACAATCCACTAACAGAGTCCTTGAAATCTTTAGGTTTGTGGGGCAAGTACTCCTATGAAAAATTCATTCCCCAATGCTACTTAATTAACTCAAAAGAAGTGCGCTTGGAGCTGTTACGTGGATTGATGGACACAGATGGTACTGTCTCGCAGGAAGGCTATGAGACATCCTTTGCAACTAGTTCACCCCAGCTGGCTGCGGATGTAAGAAGTTTAGTTGAATCATTGGGTGGTATTTGCCCAATACAAACAAGAAACACAGCATCTGGTCGTTTATGCTATAGACTTTCAATTTGCCTACCCCCAGATATCAATCCTTTTCATCTGCCTCGCAAGCGCGATCGCGTGAAACCAAAAACTCGCTATGCTCCAGCTCGATACATTGTTTCAGTCGAAGCTGAAGCAGAGCAAGAGTGTGTCTGCATTGCTGTAGAACATCCCTCTCGACTTTACGTCACAGAGCACTGCATCGTGACTCACAATACTACTTTGGTTTCGCTGCTAGTTAAAGCATTGGTCGGCGTAGGCAAGCGAATTGCTTTGACCGCTCCCACCAATAAAGCTGTAAACGTACTCCAGCGCATGGCAGCTAAGAACGAACTTGCTGGGCTAGACTTCTTCACCATTCACCAGTTGCTAGGACTAGGGATGGTGACGCGAGCTGGCGAGAAAGTTTTAGAACGGACTGGCTCATCTTATGCTCATGCCTTTCATATCGTTTTCATTGATGAATGCTCCATGATTGGCGAGCAGCTCTGGCATTGGATTGAAGACGTGGCTAGCCTGTATGCACCTCGACTCAAAATCGTGCTGATGGGAGATCCCGCGCAGCTTAATCCAGTCAACGAGAAGAAGTCTCCCAGTTTCAGCGTGACTAATCGGGCAGTGCTGAAGCAGGTAGTCCGACAAGGAGCTGACAGTCCTCTGCTGGAATTCGTCACAACCTGCCGCCAAGCTGTTACGAAAAGCAAGCAGCCGTTTAAGCCCTGCCCAAAATACTCGCAGGACAAGCAAAATGGTGTATTCGTCGTGCGGCAGCAGACACTTTTGAATTACGCCTGTAAGAAAATGAAGAGCGAGTTTGACAACAACCCCGACTGCTTTAGAATTCTCTGTTGGACGAATAAGCAGGTGGACTGGTATAACCACCATATTCGTACCCACCTTTACGGCGTAAATGCCGCTCGGTTTGTTATCGGCGAACGGCTAATCGCTCGCGATCCTATAGTCGCCCCAGACGGGAAAACGGTGATTCTGCCAACCTCCAGCGAGTTTGTCGTTACAGATTACTGCGAAGACCGCTACGCAGGTTATAAAGTATGGCGGGCGATCGCCACCACTGACAACGACATAAAGCGGCAGATCTACGTGCTACATGATGAAGAACGGCAGCGGTTTGATGCTGAAGCTCAACAGCTAATGCAATCTGCCAAAAGTAACCCCTTCTTCTGGCAGAAGTATTACAAGCATCTAGAAACGTTTGCCAACGTCAGACCCTGCTTTGCCCTCACGGTTCACAACTCGCAAGGGTCTACGTTTGATGAAGTCGCCATCGATGCAAACGATTTAAACAAGCGAGGATTGGACGGAAAACTCAGCAGCGTGCGGGAACTCAATCGGCTTTGGTATGTAGGATCGACGCGGGCTAGAGAACGGGTGTTTATCGTTAAATAG
- the holA gene encoding DNA polymerase III subunit delta, whose translation MTVLLLIGEDEYAISQQLAALKRQLDPNWLTFNYHAFSPTQLDEALNTARTPAVADRLKVVVVKDCNFNSVTQFGEWQFELLQCLPHLPPNTNLVFTAASLDKRLKIAKFLLKHGQLTEYPLLPPWRTDLIAQSIAARSKAMKLSLSKSVVTYLAVAIGNDSARVASELNKLRVYAQGKSLSQSEVEALVPCHTQTSFQLAEAARCGDSTRVVQLTHDLLSRAEVPLAIVATLQTQFLTWLWVKSVLKDRVQRKDVEIAQLCGIGNPNRLYYLKKDVAAASIKALATAVIWLFELEVELKQGASTKVMLPAFLKVARLFN comes from the coding sequence ATGACAGTGCTGTTGTTAATTGGAGAGGACGAGTATGCTATCAGTCAACAGCTTGCCGCCCTCAAGCGCCAGCTCGATCCCAACTGGCTGACATTTAACTATCACGCCTTCAGCCCGACGCAACTTGACGAAGCCTTAAATACCGCTCGCACGCCAGCCGTCGCCGATCGTTTAAAGGTGGTGGTAGTCAAAGACTGCAACTTCAATTCTGTCACTCAATTTGGGGAATGGCAGTTCGAGCTATTGCAGTGCCTTCCCCACTTACCACCAAACACCAATCTAGTATTCACCGCCGCCTCGTTAGATAAACGGCTGAAAATTGCTAAATTTCTACTCAAACACGGGCAGTTGACAGAATATCCCTTGCTCCCGCCTTGGCGCACCGATCTAATCGCTCAATCGATTGCAGCGCGATCCAAAGCTATGAAGCTGTCGCTGTCTAAGTCAGTCGTCACCTACTTGGCTGTTGCGATCGGTAACGACTCCGCTAGGGTAGCATCAGAGCTAAACAAGCTAAGGGTCTACGCTCAAGGCAAATCCCTGAGTCAATCGGAAGTAGAGGCTTTAGTCCCCTGCCATACTCAAACCAGTTTCCAATTGGCAGAAGCAGCCAGATGTGGCGACTCAACTAGGGTCGTCCAATTGACTCACGATCTTTTGTCTCGTGCTGAAGTACCGCTGGCGATCGTTGCTACGCTCCAGACCCAATTTCTGACTTGGTTATGGGTGAAAAGTGTGCTCAAAGACCGAGTGCAGCGGAAAGATGTAGAAATTGCCCAATTATGTGGAATTGGCAATCCCAATCGGCTCTATTACCTGAAAAAGGATGTTGCAGCCGCCTCTATCAAAGCCTTGGCTACTGCTGTGATTTGGTTGTTTGAACTGGAGGTTGAACTAAAACAGGGTGCAAGCACAAAAGTCATGCTGCCAGCTTTTCTCAAAGTAGCTCGATTGTTCAATTGA